A region from the Variovorax paradoxus genome encodes:
- a CDS encoding NAD(P)-dependent oxidoreductase, giving the protein MSAQPGQRVAVIGVGIMGSAIAYRLLECGHAVCVFDPDAARVATMEQLGAQAASSAATAAAASDFVITSLNSAAVLERALFGEAGVAAAVPADSRRLLIDMSSIDPVSTRRLAQSLRERTGMGFVDAPLSGGAPKALVGQLTVMAGGSEDDVARAHAVMDSLCANYTRMGESGAGQTTKLVNQLLCAIGFQAVAEAVRLAEAGGVDASKLHTALAGGRADSNILREFGPKMAARDFTPTGRIDNMLKDLEAVQAFAQGERLPLPLAGAVSELHRAFVAAGLGAEDTAAMMRQFNGYARD; this is encoded by the coding sequence ATGTCCGCGCAGCCGGGCCAGCGCGTGGCCGTGATCGGCGTCGGCATCATGGGCTCGGCCATTGCATACCGCCTGCTCGAATGCGGCCACGCAGTGTGCGTGTTCGATCCCGATGCCGCCAGGGTCGCCACGATGGAGCAGCTGGGCGCGCAGGCCGCCAGCAGCGCGGCCACCGCCGCGGCGGCGAGCGACTTCGTCATCACCAGCCTCAACTCGGCCGCGGTGCTGGAGCGCGCGCTCTTCGGCGAAGCCGGCGTGGCCGCCGCCGTGCCCGCGGATTCGCGCCGGCTGCTGATCGACATGTCGTCCATCGACCCGGTCTCCACGCGCCGGCTCGCGCAGTCGCTGCGCGAGCGCACGGGCATGGGTTTCGTCGATGCGCCGCTGTCGGGCGGCGCTCCCAAGGCCCTGGTCGGCCAGCTGACGGTCATGGCCGGCGGCAGCGAGGACGACGTGGCGCGCGCACACGCCGTGATGGACAGCCTGTGCGCCAACTACACCCGCATGGGCGAGAGCGGCGCGGGCCAGACCACCAAGCTGGTCAACCAGCTCCTTTGCGCCATCGGCTTCCAGGCGGTGGCCGAGGCGGTGCGGCTGGCGGAGGCCGGTGGCGTCGATGCGTCGAAGCTGCACACTGCGCTGGCCGGCGGCCGGGCCGACAGCAATATCCTGCGCGAGTTCGGCCCCAAGATGGCCGCGCGCGACTTCACGCCCACCGGACGCATCGACAACATGCTCAAGGACCTCGAGGCGGTGCAGGCCTTTGCACAGGGCGAGCGCCTGCCGCTGCCGCTGGCGGGTGCGGTCTCCGAGCTGCATCGCGCCTTCGTGGCGGCCGGCCTCGGGGCCGAGGACACGGCCGCCATGATGCGGCAGTTCAACGGCTACGCGCGCGACTGA
- a CDS encoding L-idonate 5-dehydrogenase has product MRLRCMCLVIHAPDDLRLEEQDAGDIGPGQVLVKVGMGGICGSDLHYFHNGGFGTVRIKEPMVLGHEVAGTVVATAPGVDSVRIGDKVAVNPSRPCGACKFCLEGLPNQCLDMRFYGSAMRMPHVQGAFRNMLLCEATQCVKVAEHVPLRLAALAEPFSVGLHGVSRAGPLLGKRVLVSGCGPIGVLAIAAARAHGAAEITATDVVDEPLAIARAMGADHAINVAEDKAWVSRYSADKGTFDVMLECSGNERALRDGLEVMRPRGVVVQLGLGGDVSIPQNMVVAKELSICGSFRFHAEFALAVRLINEGRVDLSPVVSHTFPMLQAREAFELASDRRQAMKVLIDFADTGVEAAAA; this is encoded by the coding sequence ATGCGTCTACGTTGCATGTGCCTCGTGATCCACGCCCCCGACGATCTGCGCCTGGAGGAACAGGACGCCGGAGACATCGGCCCGGGCCAGGTGCTGGTGAAGGTCGGCATGGGCGGCATCTGCGGCTCCGACCTGCACTACTTTCACAACGGCGGCTTCGGCACCGTGCGCATCAAGGAGCCGATGGTGCTGGGCCATGAAGTGGCCGGCACCGTGGTGGCCACGGCGCCCGGCGTTGACAGCGTGCGCATCGGCGACAAGGTGGCGGTCAACCCGAGCCGCCCATGCGGCGCCTGCAAGTTCTGCCTCGAAGGCCTGCCCAACCAGTGCCTGGACATGCGCTTCTACGGCAGCGCCATGCGCATGCCGCACGTGCAGGGGGCGTTCCGCAACATGCTGCTGTGCGAGGCCACGCAGTGCGTGAAGGTGGCCGAGCACGTGCCGCTGCGCCTGGCGGCGCTGGCCGAGCCGTTCTCGGTGGGGCTGCATGGCGTGTCGCGCGCAGGCCCGCTGCTGGGCAAGCGCGTGCTGGTGTCGGGCTGCGGGCCCATCGGCGTGCTGGCCATCGCAGCCGCGCGCGCGCACGGCGCGGCCGAGATCACCGCCACCGACGTGGTCGACGAGCCGCTGGCCATTGCGCGCGCCATGGGCGCCGACCACGCCATCAATGTTGCCGAGGACAAGGCCTGGGTGTCGCGCTATTCGGCCGACAAGGGCACTTTTGACGTGATGCTCGAATGCTCGGGCAACGAGCGCGCGCTGCGCGACGGGCTCGAAGTGATGCGCCCGCGCGGCGTGGTCGTGCAGCTGGGCCTGGGCGGCGACGTGAGCATTCCGCAGAACATGGTGGTGGCGAAGGAGCTCAGCATCTGCGGCTCGTTCCGCTTCCACGCGGAGTTCGCGCTTGCGGTGCGGCTCATCAACGAAGGGCGCGTGGACCTGTCGCCGGTGGTGTCGCACACCTTCCCGATGCTGCAGGCGCGCGAGGCCTTCGAGCTGGCGAGCGACCGCAGGCAGGCGATGAAGGTGCTGATCGATTTTGCCGACACCGGCGTGGAAGCCGCGGCGGCCTGA
- the senB gene encoding selenoneine biosynthesis selenosugar synthase SenB: MSNPSVVIVSPALPGANNGNWRTAQRWKAMLSPTCSARVVQQWPDAAAPADTVMLALHARRSADSIGHWAKAHPGRGLAVVLTGTDLYQDIGSDPQAQRSLQLAQRLVVLQALGAQALPPQYRAKARVVYQSTSARAELPKSAHHLRAVMVGHLRQVKSPQTLFEAARLLCGREDIRIDHIGDAGDGGLGELARSLASDCPGYRWLGALPHAQTRQRIQRAHVLVHTSALEGGAHVIMEAVRSGTPVLASRVPGNVGMLGGDYAGYFPHGDAAALVALLEACRAGQRSKDRAAGLLDSLRTQCALRAPLFDPRAEQAALFQLLNELQPPP; this comes from the coding sequence ATGTCGAATCCATCGGTTGTCATCGTAAGCCCGGCACTGCCCGGCGCCAACAACGGCAACTGGCGCACCGCCCAGCGCTGGAAGGCCATGCTGTCGCCCACCTGCAGCGCACGCGTGGTGCAGCAATGGCCCGATGCAGCCGCGCCGGCCGACACCGTGATGCTGGCATTGCACGCGCGGCGCTCGGCCGATTCCATCGGGCACTGGGCGAAGGCCCACCCCGGCCGCGGCCTGGCCGTGGTGCTGACCGGCACCGACCTGTACCAGGACATCGGCAGCGATCCGCAGGCGCAGCGTTCGCTGCAGCTGGCGCAGCGCCTGGTCGTGCTGCAGGCGCTGGGCGCCCAGGCCCTGCCGCCGCAATACCGGGCCAAGGCGCGCGTGGTGTACCAGTCGACCTCCGCGCGCGCCGAACTGCCCAAGTCCGCACACCACCTGCGCGCGGTGATGGTCGGCCACCTGCGGCAGGTCAAGTCGCCGCAGACGCTGTTCGAGGCGGCGCGCCTGCTGTGCGGGCGCGAGGACATCCGCATCGACCACATCGGGGACGCGGGCGACGGCGGCCTGGGCGAGCTCGCGCGCTCGCTCGCAAGCGACTGCCCGGGCTACCGCTGGCTCGGCGCCCTGCCCCATGCGCAGACCCGCCAGCGCATCCAGCGCGCCCACGTCCTGGTGCACACCAGCGCGCTGGAAGGCGGGGCCCACGTGATCATGGAGGCGGTGCGCAGCGGCACGCCGGTGCTGGCGTCGCGCGTGCCCGGCAATGTCGGCATGCTCGGCGGCGACTACGCGGGCTACTTTCCGCATGGGGATGCCGCCGCACTGGTGGCGCTGCTCGAGGCCTGCCGCGCTGGCCAGCGTTCTAAAGACCGCGCAGCCGGCCTGCTCGATAGCCTGCGCACACAATGCGCGTTGCGCGCGCCGCTGTTCGACCCGAGGGCCGAACAGGCCGCACTGTTCCAACTCCTGAACGAACTCCAGCCACCACCATGA
- a CDS encoding 2-hydroxyacid dehydrogenase, producing MPGPYPEWDMVPMQASYTLLRWWEAPDRQAFVAEHAPHIRAVATRGELGASAELIASLPRLELVACYGVGTDGIDLAACRARGIRVSNTPDVLNGDVADLAVGLTLALQRRIPAGDRFVRSGEWAQGPMPLATRVFGQRIGIAGFGRIGGTIARRLSGFDVELGYFSRTAREDSPHRHFGSLAAMAEWCDVLIVILPGGEATRGIVNAQVLQALGPKGWLVNVSRGTTVDEGALLQALEQRTIAGAALDVFLNEPRIDPRFAALDNVVLHPHHGSGTEQTRRAMGELVRRNLEAHFAGQPLVTPVA from the coding sequence ATGCCCGGCCCCTATCCGGAATGGGACATGGTGCCGATGCAGGCGAGCTACACGCTGCTTCGCTGGTGGGAGGCGCCGGACCGGCAGGCCTTCGTCGCCGAGCACGCCCCGCACATCCGCGCGGTCGCAACCCGTGGCGAGCTGGGTGCCAGCGCCGAGCTCATCGCATCGCTGCCGAGGCTGGAGCTGGTCGCCTGCTATGGCGTGGGCACCGACGGCATCGACCTTGCGGCCTGCCGCGCGCGCGGCATCCGCGTCAGCAACACGCCTGACGTGCTCAACGGCGACGTGGCCGACCTTGCCGTGGGCCTCACGCTGGCGCTGCAGCGGCGCATTCCGGCCGGCGACCGCTTCGTGCGCAGCGGCGAATGGGCCCAGGGCCCGATGCCGCTGGCCACGCGGGTCTTCGGCCAGCGCATCGGCATTGCGGGTTTCGGGCGCATCGGCGGCACCATCGCGCGGCGGCTCTCGGGCTTCGACGTGGAGCTGGGCTATTTCAGCCGCACGGCGCGCGAAGACAGCCCGCATCGCCACTTCGGCAGCCTCGCGGCCATGGCCGAATGGTGCGACGTGCTCATCGTCATCCTGCCCGGCGGCGAGGCCACGCGCGGCATCGTAAATGCCCAGGTGCTGCAGGCGCTGGGCCCCAAGGGCTGGCTCGTGAACGTGTCGCGCGGCACCACGGTGGACGAGGGCGCGCTGCTGCAGGCGCTCGAGCAGCGCACCATCGCGGGCGCGGCGCTCGACGTGTTCCTGAACGAGCCGCGCATCGACCCGCGCTTTGCGGCGCTCGACAACGTGGTGCTGCATCCGCACCATGGCAGCGGCACCGAGCAGACGCGCCGCGCCATGGGCGAGCTGGTGCGCCGCAACCTCGAGGCCCACTTCGCGGGCCAGCCCCTCGTCACCCCGGTCGCCTGA
- the senC gene encoding selenophosphate synthetase SenC: MNAALPQASAAEPRLTSLSHGGGCGCKIAPGVLSEILKGTARMPMPPELLVGIETADDAAVYQLNDEQALIATTDFFMPIVDDPFDFGRIAATNAISDVYAMGGKPILALALVGMPINVLGTATIARILEGGESVCRAAGIPIAGGHTIDSVEAIYGLVALGLVHPKRVKRNAGAKAGDVLVLGKPLGVGILSAALKKEALDAAGYERMIATTTQLNTPGPELAALDGVHALTDVTGFGLAGHALELARGAGLSLEIGWRQVPVLEGVRDLVQSGHVTGASGRNWAGYGSDVALPQNFAEEERALLTDPQTSGGLLVSCAPETLGEVLAIFRRHGFDDAAVIGSASPQGTGARLVIR, translated from the coding sequence ATGAACGCTGCCCTCCCGCAAGCCTCCGCCGCCGAGCCCCGCCTCACCTCGCTGTCGCATGGCGGCGGGTGCGGATGCAAGATCGCGCCCGGCGTGCTGTCGGAAATCCTCAAGGGCACCGCGCGCATGCCGATGCCGCCCGAGCTGCTGGTCGGCATCGAAACGGCCGACGACGCGGCCGTCTACCAGCTCAACGACGAGCAGGCGCTGATCGCCACGACCGACTTCTTCATGCCGATCGTCGACGATCCGTTCGACTTCGGCCGCATCGCGGCAACCAACGCGATCTCCGACGTGTATGCGATGGGCGGCAAGCCGATCCTGGCGCTCGCCCTGGTCGGCATGCCGATCAATGTGCTCGGCACGGCGACCATCGCGCGCATCCTCGAGGGCGGCGAATCGGTGTGCCGGGCCGCAGGCATTCCGATCGCGGGCGGCCACACCATCGATTCGGTCGAAGCCATCTACGGGCTGGTCGCGCTCGGGCTGGTCCATCCGAAACGCGTCAAGCGCAATGCCGGCGCGAAGGCCGGCGACGTGCTGGTGCTGGGCAAGCCCCTGGGCGTGGGCATCCTGTCCGCGGCGCTCAAGAAGGAAGCACTCGACGCGGCCGGCTACGAACGCATGATTGCCACCACGACGCAGCTGAACACGCCGGGCCCCGAGCTCGCGGCGCTCGATGGCGTGCATGCGCTGACCGACGTGACGGGCTTCGGCCTGGCCGGCCATGCGCTGGAACTGGCGCGCGGCGCGGGCCTGTCGCTGGAAATCGGCTGGCGGCAGGTGCCCGTGCTGGAGGGGGTGCGCGATCTGGTGCAGTCGGGGCACGTCACCGGCGCTTCCGGCCGAAACTGGGCCGGCTACGGGTCCGACGTGGCGCTGCCGCAGAACTTCGCCGAGGAGGAGCGCGCGCTGCTCACCGACCCGCAGACCAGTGGCGGACTGCTCGTTTCGTGCGCGCCCGAGACACTCGGCGAGGTATTGGCCATCTTCCGTCGGCATGGCTTCGACGACGCCGCAGTGATTGGCAGCGCCAGCCCGCAAGGCACCGGGGCGCGCCTGGTGATCCGCTGA
- a CDS encoding LacI family DNA-binding transcriptional regulator: protein MADVAARVGVSKMTVSRALNRRTGSDRATSQALRQRILEACEEMGYVIDQTARTFSSKRSGFVAVLIPSLNNSNFSETAQGIAAALEARGLQLLLGYTDYRVETEERLLRAMLARRPEGVILTGGAHTPAARAMLQAAGVPVVETWDLPATPVEHTVGFSNAQAAAAMVRHLHGQGYRRIAFIGGTSNRDTRGADRQRGYAEAIRELGLPAGRVISFGQPPISMAQGGEAVVQLIRQWPDVDAVMCVSDLSAFGALMECRRRGWDVPGRIAIAGFGDFEVARACHPRITTVAVDCVGMGWAAGELLLRVIDGAREGQRPPAETVLIPFRVEQRESS from the coding sequence ATGGCCGATGTCGCCGCGCGCGTCGGCGTCTCGAAGATGACGGTGTCGCGTGCGCTGAACCGCCGCACGGGCAGCGACCGGGCGACCTCGCAGGCGCTGCGCCAGCGCATCCTCGAGGCCTGCGAGGAGATGGGCTACGTGATCGACCAGACCGCGCGCACCTTCTCCAGCAAGCGCTCGGGCTTCGTCGCGGTGCTGATTCCGTCGCTGAACAACTCCAATTTTTCCGAGACGGCACAGGGCATCGCCGCCGCCCTGGAAGCGCGTGGACTGCAGCTGCTGCTGGGCTACACCGACTACCGCGTCGAGACCGAAGAGCGCCTGCTGCGCGCCATGCTCGCGCGCCGGCCCGAGGGCGTGATCCTCACGGGCGGCGCCCACACGCCCGCCGCGCGCGCCATGCTGCAGGCGGCCGGCGTGCCGGTGGTCGAGACCTGGGACCTGCCCGCCACGCCCGTCGAGCACACGGTCGGCTTCTCGAATGCGCAAGCCGCCGCCGCGATGGTGCGGCACCTGCATGGCCAGGGCTACCGGCGCATCGCCTTCATCGGCGGCACCTCGAACCGCGACACGCGCGGCGCCGACCGGCAGCGCGGCTATGCCGAGGCGATCCGCGAACTGGGCCTGCCCGCCGGGCGCGTCATCAGCTTCGGGCAGCCGCCGATCTCCATGGCGCAAGGCGGCGAGGCCGTGGTGCAGCTGATCCGGCAATGGCCCGACGTGGATGCGGTGATGTGCGTGTCCGACCTCTCGGCCTTCGGCGCGCTGATGGAATGCCGGCGCCGCGGCTGGGACGTGCCGGGCCGCATCGCGATCGCGGGCTTCGGCGACTTCGAGGTGGCCCGCGCCTGCCACCCGCGCATCACGACCGTGGCGGTGGACTGCGTGGGCATGGGCTGGGCCGCGGGCGAATTGCTGCTGCGCGTGATCGACGGCGCGCGCGAAGGCCAGCGGCCGCCCGCGGAAACGGTGCTGATCCCGTTTCGCGTCGAGCAGCGCGAAAGCTCCTGA
- a CDS encoding SDR family oxidoreductase produces MKLFDLTGRTALITGSSKGIGFALAAALGSAGARIVLNARDAGALEAARDALRARGVAAEAMAFDVTDAAAVEAGVARVEAEVGPIDILVNNAGMQHRGAFAEFPLDAWHKITTTNIDSVFFVGRFVAQRMIERKRGKIINVCSVQSELGRPGIAPYAATKGAVKMLTKGMAIDLGKHGIQVNGLGPGYFKTELTQALVADEAFTAWLSGRTPAGRWGDVEELGGAAIFLASDASSFVNGHILYVDGGITASL; encoded by the coding sequence TTGAAACTGTTCGACCTGACCGGGCGCACCGCCCTCATCACCGGCTCCAGCAAGGGCATCGGCTTTGCGCTGGCTGCGGCACTGGGCTCGGCCGGCGCGCGCATCGTGCTCAACGCGCGCGATGCCGGCGCGCTGGAAGCCGCGCGCGACGCCCTGCGCGCCCGGGGCGTGGCGGCCGAGGCCATGGCCTTCGACGTGACCGACGCCGCCGCGGTGGAAGCCGGCGTGGCGCGCGTCGAGGCCGAGGTCGGCCCCATCGACATCCTCGTCAACAACGCGGGCATGCAGCACCGCGGTGCGTTCGCGGAGTTTCCGCTCGACGCCTGGCACAAGATCACCACCACCAACATCGACAGCGTGTTCTTCGTCGGCCGCTTCGTGGCGCAGCGCATGATCGAGCGCAAGCGCGGCAAGATCATCAATGTCTGCTCGGTGCAAAGCGAGCTGGGCCGCCCGGGCATTGCGCCCTACGCCGCCACCAAGGGCGCGGTGAAGATGCTCACCAAGGGCATGGCGATCGACCTCGGCAAGCACGGCATCCAGGTCAACGGCCTGGGCCCGGGCTATTTCAAGACCGAGCTGACGCAGGCGCTGGTCGCCGACGAAGCTTTCACGGCATGGCTCTCCGGCCGCACGCCCGCCGGGCGCTGGGGCGACGTGGAAGAACTCGGCGGTGCGGCGATCTTCCTCGCGTCGGACGCATCGAGCTTCGTCAACGGCCACATCCTCTACGTGGACGGCGGCATCACCGCCAGCCTCTAA